The Thermobifida halotolerans sequence ATGGCGCCTCGGTTCGGTTCTCCCGCCCCCTCCTGCAAGGGACAGGCCACCCGCGACAGGATCCTGGACGCGCTGCACGAACTGCTGGACGCCTCTCCCGCGGCGAGGGTGAGCATGGCCGACGTCGCCGAACGCGCGGGACTGAAGCGCCCCAGCGTCTACAACCACTTCAGGACGGTCGACGAGATGTGCCTGGCGTTGATCGACCGCTCCGCCGCGGAGGTGTTCCACCAGGGACACACCGACAACGCCGCCGACCTGGGCACCTACCTCAGCACCGCGTTCGTGAACGTGTTCTGCCTGTGGGCGCGCCACCGGGTGGTGTTCGTCATGGCGCTGGAGATCTACGCGCGCGACAGGACCTTCGCCCGCGCCTGGGACCAGCAGGTCGCCACCCGGTGGATCGACAAAGCCCTGCCCGTCTACGCCGCTGACGTCGAGGCGGGACGGCTGGCCCCGGTGCCCGACCCGTCGGCGTTCCTCAACCACATCGCCCTGACCACCCAGCACCACTTCCACCGACTCTGGAGAGACGGAGTCCCCACGGCCCGGCGGGCCCGCACCGAACTGGGCCGGTGCCTCACCGCCGTCTGGAGACTCTTCGCCCTCCCGGGACAACCACCGAAGGTCGACCGTGCGGCGGTCGACGAGGCACTCGCGCTGGCCTGCCGCCCCACGACGGCACCGACCACCTGAGCCGCACCGGAAGGCGGGCGCCTCACACGGAGGAGCCCGCACCCTCCTCGCCCCCGGCCGCCGACCGACCCGCCACCGCGTCGGCCGCGTCCATCACCAGCCGGGTGAAGATCTCCGGCTGGTCCAGGTTCACCATGTGACCCGCACGCGGCACCACCAGCAGCCGGCCGTCCACGCACGCGTCCAGAAACAGCCTCTCGTGGATGCGGAAGTGGTCGCGGGCCCCGTTGACCAGCCACACCGTTCCCGGATAGGCCGTCAACAGCCCCAGCACGTCCAGATCGGTGACCTCCTCGATCACCGCGCGTCCCGCCTCCATCGCCAACCCGCCGTCCAACACCGCCTCGGCGCCGTCCGCGGGCAGCGTGAGACGGTGGAACCGCTGGTTGACCGACAGACCCCGGTCCGGCAGGCGGTCCATCAGGACCGTGGGAAGCCGGTACATGCTCGCCCACCCGTGCACCGGCCGCGCCGAACACCCCGCCGCCACCAGCCCCGCCACCCGCTCCGGATAGGCCGCGGCCGCCGCGATCGACACGAACCCGCCCAGGCTCAACCCCACCACCAGCGCCGAGGAGCCCACCGAATCCACGGCGTCGCGCACCGTCTCCACCGCACCGCCCAGGGTGAAAACCTCACCCCGCCGCGTGCCGTGACCGGGCAGGTCCACCGCCACCACGGTGCGTCCCCGCGCGCGCAGCGCCTCCAGTTGCGGACGCCACATGGTCCGCGACGTCCGCAGACCGTGCACCAGGACGATCGGCACGCGCATCAACGCCTCCCCACCCCGAAACCGCCACCGGCCCCATTCTCCCCGACGCCACCACCGAAAAACGGACTAATCGGTGTAGACCACGGTGACCGGCGCGTGATCGGACCACCGCCGGTCGTGGGAGAGGGCCCGCTCCACACACGCGCGCTCCGCCCGCGCCGCCAACGCGGGCGTGGACACCTGGTAGTCGATACGCCACCCCGCGTCGTTGTCGAACGCCCGACCCCGGTAGGACCACCACGAGTAGGGACCGTCCTGGTCCGGCAGCAGCGACCGCACCACGTCCACGTACCCGGCCTCGTCGAACACCCGCGACAGCCACTCCCGCTCCTCGGGCAGGAACCCCGAGTTCCTGCGGTTGGTCCGCCAGTTCTTCAGGTCGGCCTCCCGGTGTGCGATGTTCCAGTCGCCGCACACCACCAGGTCCCGGCCCCCGGCCTCCACCTCGGCGCGCCGCCGCACCAGGTAGGGCAGGAACGCCGCCATGAAGCGCTCCTTCTCCTCCTGCAGCGGCGTGTTGACCTGGCCGGAGGGCAGGTACAGGCTCGCCACGCTCACCGGCCCGAAGTCGGCCTCGACGTAGCGGCCCGAGGCGTCGAACTCCGCGCAGTCGAACCCCACCCGCACCGCGTCGGGGGCCGTGCGGGAGTACACCGCCACGCCCGCGCGCCCCTTGGCGTTGGACGGGGCCAGCACCACGTGCCACCCCTCGGGTTCGGCGACCTCCGCCGGAAGCTGCGCGAGCTCCGCGCGCGTCTCCTGCAGGCACACCACGTCCGCCTTGGTGGCCGCAAGCCACTCCACGAACCCCTTGCGGGCCGCCGCGCGCAGCCCGTTGACATTGACCGTCGTAATGATCACGTAAAAGTCCACTCACTCGCTGGTCGATCGATCCCGCAAACCGGGGAGCGGCGGTACACCGAGCACCTCGGCCGCACCGCGGTTCCCGCACACCCACACCCGCCCGGTTGCTCCGACGCGGCCCCGTAGCGGCGCTGGATCCGACGGAGCAGTCTACGGTCGTAGACCCCGGGTCCTCGACGGTCCGGTCCCCAAGGGCACCGCCGCACCGCGAGACGGACGGGGCGGGAAGCCACCGGCAACAGCCCGCCGCAGACCAAGGATGCGCAAACCGGTCGGCGACAAGGCGCGGTCGCCGGGTACGAGAGCGTCATGATGAGACACGCACTGTGGCAGGGACTGATCGCCGGAACGGCCGGGACCGTGGTGATGACGCTGGGGGAGAAGGTCGAGCAGCGGCTGACCGGTCGGCCTGACTCGTATGTTCCGGCGCGGGTCCTCGAACGGCTGACCGGTATGGCCGAACGGCACGGACGCCAGTCCGAGCCGGCGAACTGGGTCATGCACCTCGGGCAGGGGGCCCTGCTGGGCGTGCTGCGTTCGGTGATGGCCCACGCCGGGCTGCGCGGTCCGTGGTCCTCGGCGAAGTTCGCGGTGGTCCGACTCACCACCGACCAGATCCTGGAGAACGCCACCGGAGTCGGCGCGCCGCCCGCGTCGTGGCCCCGCCGCGAACTGGTGGTGGACCTGCTGCACAAGACGGTCTACGCCTTCGCCACCGGTGGCGTGGCCGACGCCCTGGCCGCCCGCTCGGGCCCCGGCCCCGGGCAGCGGCACGCGGCAACACGCCCGGGGCGGCACGCCGACGTCGGACCGCTGCCGCGGAAGGAGTCCCACAGCCGGTGAACGGAAGGGGCGTGAGCGCAGGGAACCGCGCCGCGTACCGCTGGTTCCGCGGGGGGACGCTGCCGGTTCCGGTCAGGCAGGCGGGGCCGCGCACGATCCTGGTGAACGAAGACCGAGAGCGTCGGCCGGTAGGCCCGGGCGTCCTCACCCGGGCAGAAGCCGGCCCTGAGCGGCAGACCGCTCGGCTGGTGGAGCACGGAGACCGGGGCCGGATGAACGCCGAGTCGGTCGAGGCTGCTCTGTCCGCACCGGGGTGGCGCTTGGTGGTGTTTGGATCGCGGCGAGGTCGGAGACGATCTGGTGCGGGACATGGTGGAGGTGCCGACCTTGTTGTGTGCCCGCCGGTATGAGTGCCGATCTGCGCGCAGCCGTGCCCGCAGGGCGGTGGAGGCCGCTGGGCGTGGCTGAGCCGAACAACAGGCCGTCGCGGGTCCGCCGTCAGTGTCCGAGAGACCGGCCCAGGGGCCTGACCGAGCGGGACGCGGGAGTGCTGCGGCTGGTGGGGGCGCACATGGGCCGCCTGGCGGCTGGACGAGCATGGCACGCCGGTACGGAACACGGTAGAAGCACAGTGGGCGGAAAACCGCAGCGCCGGACTCCGTCCGCCGAGCACCGAAAGGAGGACACAGGCGCGCTCCCCGTCCGCGGGAGCCGCCCCAGATCCGATGAGCGTCGCCCCCGGCACCACCCCCCAGCCCACCGAGCCCCCGCGCATGCGCGCCGCCGACGCCGTCGACGAGTACCTGACGGTCCGGCGGGCGGCCAAGCCCTCCCCGCACACCATCGCCGCCTACCGGCGCGACCTGACCGCGGTCCTGGACTGCGCCGCCCGCGTCGACCGGCGTCCCGTCTCCGCGCTCACCCTCGACGACCTCACCGCCGTCCTGCTGCGCCACGCCTTCGCCGCGTTCGCCGCCGACCGCGCCGCCTCCAGCGTGCTGCGCGCCTGGTCCACCTGGAACGGGTTCTTCGCGTTCCTGGTCACCGAGAACCTGGTCGACGGCAACCCCATGCCCGCCGTGCCCCGGCCCCGCCCACCGGCCCGCCAACCCAAACCCCTCATGGGCGAGGACACCCCCGAACGCCTGCTCACCGCGCTGGCCCGGGGATGTCGCAGGGCCCGCGACCCCTGGCCCGAACGCGACCTCGCCGTGCTGGCGCTGGCCCTGCTCACCGGACTGCGCTCCGCCGAGATGCTCGCGCTGCGCCTGGACTCCCTCAGCGGACGGCCGGGAGAGCGGCGCCTACGCGTGGTCGGCAAGGGCGGGCGCACCCGATCCCTGCCGGTGGAGGCCCCGCTGGAAGCGCTCATCGACGCCTACCTCGGCACCCGACGGGTCCGTTTCGGCGTCCGCCTCACCGGCGACGCCCCGCTGCTGGTCGACAACCGCGGCCGGGCACTGCGCCGCGGCGGCCTGCAGTACCTGGTCCGCCAGTGCTACCGGCACGCCGGGGTCTACGACCGCGTCTCCCGCGGCACCCTCGTGCACGCCCTGCGCCACACCTTCGCCACCCGCCTGGCCGAGGACGGCGCGTCGGTCACCGAGATCATGCACCTGCTCGGCCACACCTCCGTGACCTCCTCGCAGGCCTACATCGACGTCACCGCCCGCTCCCAGCGCGAGGCCGCCCGCGCCAACCGCACCTACGACGTGCTGCGCCGCCTGACCGGCGGCGACACCCCCGTGCCCTGAGGCCCGGCTTCCGGGGCGGGGCCCGCGAGGGGCGTCCGCCGTCGCCGACCCACCGGACCCGCTCGACCGTGGGCCCCCGGCCAGGCGGCCTCGGCCCCGCACCGCGAGGCCGAGGCCGAGGCCGCAGGAGTACCGCCTAGCCGCGGGGGGTCTGGGCGAGCACGATCTCGTTGCCCCACGGGTCGCGCACGTGGGCGTACCGGGCGCCCGGCTCGCCCTCGGGGCCCAGATGCGGCATCACCCCGGCCTCGGCGAGGCGGTCGAGGTCCTTGTCGAGATCGTCGCTGTACAGCACGAGCAGGGGCGCCCCCGCGGTCCGGGAGCCGACACGATCGCCTTCTGCGGGCATCAGCCACAGCCCCGGCTCGTCGACGGCCCCCGGACCCACGTGGACGGAGCGGAATCCGGAAGGGAGACGGGCGTCGAAAAGCACGCGGAAGCCGAGGGCTCCGGTGTAGAAGTCGATCGCGGCATCCAGGTCCGCGACGAGCACGGTCAGTCGGCCGATACGGGACATGATTCCTCCGAAGAGACCGGTGTTCACAGGGCCGCAATACTAGGGGGAGCCTGTGACAGAAGCGGCGGGCGAGCCGCCCCCACGCGACCCGCCCGCCGTCACCATCCCCGCGTCAGGGGATGCGCCTGGCCACCCACGAGGACACCACGTGCAACGGCCACTCCAACGGGCCGCGCCGCCTGACCGCGAGCCGCCACAGGGTGGCGAACAGCAGCGCGCCGAGCAGGATCGACAGGCTCAGCCACTCGGAGACGAAGGACAGCGGGGTGCCGTCCAGCATGCTGTTGTCGTCCAGCCAGATCACCAGGATGTGCCCCACGTAGGTGGTCAGCGCCAGCATGCCCACCGACACCAGCGGATAGACCAGCCAGGCCGCGCGTCCCAGCGCGTCGGTGACGATCAGGCACAGGCCCAGCAGGGCGATCGCCACGCCACCGGCCCCGTAGACGTCCAGGGGTGTTCCGCTGTGCGGAATCGTCACCAGCAGCCACGCCCAGTCGGTGGTGGGCACCGTGCCGCCCAGCCCCTCGGTGAACAGCAGGTCGAACCCCTCGGCGCCGTAGGGGGCGCCGATGCCGGGGTCGAGGGTGGCGGCCAGGCGCGCGTCGACGCCGAGCACACGCACCGCCAGCCACGACACGGTGTAGGACGCGGCGGCCAGGATCGTCCCCAGGGCGACCAGGCGCCAGCGCACCCGTGTGGAGTGCAGGTCGAGTCGGCCGATCGCCAGGCCCGCGAACACGAACGGCAGCCAGGTGATCGCCGGATAGGAGCCGGTCAGCAGGAAGTTCACGATCCCGTCGTCGGCCAGTGCCACGAGCGGGTCGTAGGCGTTGACGGTGTCGACGATCCCCGCCACCGTTCCGTCCGCGGCGATCAGGGAGCGCACCCAGAACGACACGACCGGTCCGAGGACGCCGAGGACCGCGGCGGCGCCCGCGATGATGCCCCACCGCTCGGTCAGCAGCATGGCGGCGAACACGAAGAACACCGCGTAGTAGGCCAGGATCACCGAGACCGGGGTGCCCAGCATGGTCAGGGCCGTGCCCAGGGCGAGCATGACGGCGGCGCGCACGATCACCCGCCACAGCGCCATGCCCAGGTCCCGGTTGACCTTGCGGTCGTGCCCGCCCGAGAGCAGCGCGATGGACACGCCCGCCAGCAGCGCGAACAGCGCGGCGGAGCGTCCGGCCGCGATCGGCTGCAGCGGGTTGGAGCCGTCGGCGAGGGTCCACCCCACGCCCACGTGCACCACGAACATGCCCAGGATCGCCAGACCGCGGGCGACGTCGATGCCGACCAGCCGGGGAACCGGAGGTTTCATCGGTGGGGAGGGGGGCGCCTCGGGTGCGGCGTGGCGGCGCCTCCTGGAGCGCACGGGCGGGTCGAGGGGATCTGCCTCCGGTAGGGGAGCAGGGCTGTAGGAGGGGTCAGCGGATCGGCTGGAACTGTTCGACACGCATATGAGGATCCCCCGACCAAACCTTCTAGCCCAGTCTTTTAACCCACTTGTGACCAGTTGTGGCCAAGTCGGATTCCGGGGTGCGGCGGTGTGAACCGGACAGGGGGGTCGCGCGTCGAGAGGGTCTTCCGCACGGGCGGTCGGGAGGGGCGTGGGTTGTCGGGTGGGGAGGACCGGTGGTGTGTCGAACAGGTCCGGGGAACCGGTGGGCAGCACCGTACGCGGGAATCATCCGTACATCAAGATTTTTGCTGCATAACATATTTTATGCAGCAAAACTTCTTCCGCCGGGCTCCGCGCCGGTCCACGACCGGCGCGGAGGAGTGCGCCCGGGACTGCCGTGCGCGGCCCGCCCGGAAGGCCGCGCCCAGTCGCATGTCGCGCGGGTGCCCCGGTTTGCGCCTCCGAAGGCGGCGCGCCACCGTCGTCGGTCGGGTACTGCCGACGGGCCGGCCGTCCGGAGCCGGTTGCGTGCGCCGTGCCCGTCGGCCGGACCGATCGACACCTGTCGTGCCCGAGCCCTCCGGTGGTTGTGGCCTGCGCCGGGGAGGGCCCCCGGAACCGCTACTTGACATAATGTTGATTATCGGCGGAAGGGGAAGGGGCGTGCGGAAGGGGTGGCGCCCGCCGCACGGACGCTTCACGGCCGCGGCGCGCTACTCGGAGGTGTCGGGCACGGGCAGCCCCTGGCAGGCGGTCAGGTCCGCCCGCACCTGCTCGGGATCGTGGCCCAGACGGATGAGGACCGCCGCCAGGTGGTCGGCCAGCGCGTCGGCCTCCCGGGTCAGCGCCGCCACCCGGGGCGCGGTGCGGTCGGGCACGGGGAACTCGCGGTAGCCGAGGCCCGCCCTCGCCGAGCAGCTCCAGTCCGCTCTGCTCGTCCCGGGTGAGCAGGCTGACCAGGACGTCCACGCCCGCGGAGCGCAGCGCGCGCATCTCGTCGTCGAGCCAGTCCCCGCCGCGCGGACGGGGCATGGAACCGAGCCTGCCCGGGCCGGTGAAGGAAGCCTCGGAGACGGGAGCGGACCAGGGGGACATGGGGGCCTTCTCTCTGTTCGCCGGGGGGACAAGAATCGCCCGCCTCTGCCCCGACCCGCCACTCCCTTTCGGAAGTCGTCCGCGTGTGGACGGTGTGGCCGGTCACCGGGGACGGAGGCGGTGGCCGCTGCTCCCCCGTCGGGGGTGACTACGTGGAGCAGCTTTCCGCGGGGCGCACTCCGGTTAGGGTGGGCGCCATGTGGCAGCGTGACATGGACCTTGTGGTACCCCTGTGGCAGGGCGGCGACGACGTGCGGATCGCGGCCGGTGCGAGCGCGCTGGCGCGGCTGGTGCCCGCGTCGGGCAGTCGGATGCACATGGCGGTGTCGGACGGTCGGCGCGGCGCCACCGACGGCGTGTGCAACCTGGAGTTGGTGGCCCAGGCGGTGCGGCAGATGCGCACGCGCATGCTCAGACGCGCCCCGCGGCGGGTGCTGACCCTGGGCGGGGACTGCGCCAGCGACCTGGCGGCGATCGAGCACCTGGCCCGCCGCCACCCGGGCATGGTGGTGTACTGGGTGGACGCCCACGCCGACCTGAACACCCCCGCCTCCTCCCCCACCGGGCGGGTGCACGGCATGGCGCTGCGGCTGCTGCTGGGCGAGGGGCATCCCGCGCTGCTGGGCGAGAGTCGGCTGGTGCCGTCGCAGGTGACGCTGGTGGGCGCGCGCTCGGCCGACCCGGGCGAGGTCGAGTTCGTCCGGGCCGCGCGCATCGACGTGGTCGACACCACGCGGCTGACCGCCGATCCGCGGTCGGTGGTCGCCGGGCGCTCCCCGGGCACTCCGGCCTACGTCCACCTGGACATGGACGTGTGCGATCCGGCCGAGTTGGCCGCGGTGGCGTGCCCGACCCCCATGGGGCCGCGGGTGGGATCGGTGGCGGCGGCGCTGGCGTCGATCACGGCCCACCACGACGTGGTGGGTGTGGGGGTGTGCGAGTACACGCCGACGGTGGAGCACGACGTGGGCGCGGTGCACACGCTGCTGGGGGCGCTGGGGTTGATGGAGGCGGAGCAGGCGACCGCCTCCCGGTGAGCTCCGCCCGCGATCGCGGGCGGAGCTCACCGGGGTGGGCCCGGTCGTGGTGCGCGCCGTCCCGGAGGGCTCCCCCGGGACGGCCGCCTCCCCCTCCGGCTCGCGGCCCCGGCGGGGCGCCCTGGGCGCAGATCCGTGTCCGCTGGGTGACGGACCCGTTTCGGACTGTGCCGTTACGGAGGTATGTGAAGTGTCGTAACGCGGTGCGTCCACCAGGAAACACCGGCGTAACGGGCGTTTTTCTCCGAGGCAACGGGGAGTGGCCAGACTCCGTAGCTGTATCCACTCCGGTATCCCGCATCCCCCGACACCGAGGAGAAGCAAGCGTGAGCATTCTGCGTCGAGGCGGCGTCGCCGCGTCGTTACTGACCGCAGCCGCCCTGGTGCTGTCCGGCTGCGCCGGCGGCAGCGCCGACGACGGCGGCGAGGACACGGTCAGAGTCGGCATGCTGCACTCGCTGTCCGGCACGATGGCCATCAGCGAGGTGACGGTCCGCGACGCCGTCCAGCTCGCCATCGACGAGATCAACGCCGACGGCGGCGTGCTGGGCCGCCAGATCGAACCGGTCGAGGAGGACGGCGCCTCCGAGCCCGCGGTCTTCGCCGAGAAGGCGGAGAAGCTGCTGCAGTCCGACGGTGTGGCCACCGTCTTCGGCGGCTGGACCTCGGCGTCGCGCCAGGCGATGCTGCCGGTGTTCGAGGGCAACAACGGCCTGCTGTGGTACCCGGTGCAGTACGAGGGCCTGGAGAGCTCCCCCAACATCGTCTACACCGGCGCCACCACCAACCAGCAGATCGTGCCCGCCCTCGACTACCTGAAGGAGGCCGGCCACACCAAGCTCTACCTGGTCGGCAGCGACTACGTGTTCCCCCGCACCGCCAACCAGATCATCACCGCCTACGCCGCGGCCAACGACATGGAGATCGTGGCGGAGGAGTACACCCCCCTCGGGCACACCGAGTACTCCACCATCGCCAACGACATCGCCTCCTCTGACGCCGACGCGGTGTTCAACACCCTCAACGGCGACTCCAACGTCAGCTTCTTCCAGCAGTTGCGCTCGGCCGGGGTGAGTCCCGAGGACATCCCGGTGCTCAGCGTCAGCGTCGCCGAGGAGGAGGTCGGCGGCATCGGCACCGACAACATCACCGGCCACCTGGTGGCGTGGAACTACTACCAGACCACCGACACCCCCGCCAACGCCGAGTTCGTCGCCGCCTTCCAGGAGGCCTACGGCTCCGACCGGGTCACCTCCGACCCGATGCAGTCCGCCTACAACGCCGTCCACCTGTGGAAGGCCGCGGTCGAGAAGGCCGACAGCTTCGAGGTCGACGCGGTGCGCGAGGCGTTGGACGGCATCACCCTGGACGCGCCCGAGGGCACCGTCACCATCGACGGCGCCACCCAGCACGTGCACAAGATCGCCCGCATCGGCGAGATCGGCTCCGACGGCATGATCACCGAGGTGTGGAACTCGGGTGAGCCCATCGTCCCCGACCCCTACCTGGAGGGCTACGACTGGGCCGCGGACCTGTGAGGTTCCCGACCCCCTGACCCAGTCTCCCGGGCGCCAGCACCGGACCGCGCTGGCGCCCGGGAGCAGGAACGGTGCGCACTATGGACGCGATCAACCAACTGCTTGCCCAACTGCCGGTCGGGTTGTCGATCGGCGCCGTGCTGCTGCTGGCGGCGCTCGGCCTGAACTTCACGTTCGGGCAGATGGGCGTCATCAACATGGCGCACGGCGAGTTCATCATGGTGGGCGCCTACACGGCGTTCGTGATGCAGGCGTGGGTGGGCCTGCCCGCCTCCTACTCGCTGCTGGTCGCGCTTCCGGTGGCGTTCCTCGTCACCGGGCTGCTCGGGCTGGCCCTGGAGGCCGGACTGATCCGGCGCTTCTACGGGCGCCCCCTGGACACGCTGCTGCTGACGTTCGGCATCGGACTGGTGCTGCAGCAGTTGGCGCGCGACGTCTTCGGCGCGCCCAACGTGAGCGTGCCCGCGCCCGCGTGGCTGGCGGGCGGCGCCACGGTGGCGGGAATGCAGCTTCCCCACGCGCGGATGTTCATCCTGGCGCTGGCGGCGGTGTGCGTGGCGGCCATCGCCTACTACCTGAACCGCTCCCGGTCGGGGCGGCGCATGCGCGCGGTCATCCACAACCGCGACCTGGCGGCGGTGTCGGGGATCGCGACCCGCCGGGTGGACGCCACCACCTTCTTCCTCGGATCGGGGCTGGCCGGGATCGCGGGCGTGGCGCTGACCCTGATCGGTCCCACCGGTCCCACCACCGGCACCAACTACATCGTGGACGCGTTCCTGGTCGTGGTGGTGGGCGGTCTGGGCCAGTTGCGCGGCACCGTGCTGGCGGCCCTCGCCCTGGGACTGCTCAACGCGCTGGTGGAGCCGTGGAGCGGCGCGAGCCTGGCCAAGGTCATCGTCTTCGCCGCCATCATCGTCTTCCTCCAGTTGCGTCCGCAAGGAATGTTCACCGTACGGACGAGGGCGCTGACCTGACTTCCTCCCCCCGCCGGGAGGCGGGGGGTTCCTCAGAGGAGACCAGATGACGTCGACCATCACCTCTCCCCCGCCCGCCGCCGCGCCGCCGCGGGAGCGGCCGTGGCCCTCCCGCCTGGCGGGCCCGGCCGTCTTCGTCGCCGTGCTGGCCGTGGCGTTGGGCGTTGTGCCCGCGGTTGTGGAGCCGTTCCGCCTCAACCTGGTCGCCCAGTACCTGTGTTTTGCGATCGTGGGCATGGGCATCGCGCTGGCGTGGGGCCGCGGCGGCATGCTGACGCTGGGACAGGGCGTGTTCTTCGGCCTGGGCGGCTACGCGATGGGCATGTACTTGACGTTGGAGCGGGTGGCCTCCGACCCGCTGTCGGGCGGGGTGCCCGACTTCATGGCCTGGAGCGGGATCGACGAGCTGCCCGCGCTGTGGCGTCCCTTCGCCCACCCGGCCGTGGCGATCGCCGCCGCGGTGCTGGTGCCCGGCCTGGTCGCGGCCGTGCTGGGCTGGGCGGT is a genomic window containing:
- a CDS encoding TetR/AcrR family transcriptional regulator, which gives rise to MAPRFGSPAPSCKGQATRDRILDALHELLDASPAARVSMADVAERAGLKRPSVYNHFRTVDEMCLALIDRSAAEVFHQGHTDNAADLGTYLSTAFVNVFCLWARHRVVFVMALEIYARDRTFARAWDQQVATRWIDKALPVYAADVEAGRLAPVPDPSAFLNHIALTTQHHFHRLWRDGVPTARRARTELGRCLTAVWRLFALPGQPPKVDRAAVDEALALACRPTTAPTT
- a CDS encoding exodeoxyribonuclease III; this translates as MITTVNVNGLRAAARKGFVEWLAATKADVVCLQETRAELAQLPAEVAEPEGWHVVLAPSNAKGRAGVAVYSRTAPDAVRVGFDCAEFDASGRYVEADFGPVSVASLYLPSGQVNTPLQEEKERFMAAFLPYLVRRRAEVEAGGRDLVVCGDWNIAHREADLKNWRTNRRNSGFLPEEREWLSRVFDEAGYVDVVRSLLPDQDGPYSWWSYRGRAFDNDAGWRIDYQVSTPALAARAERACVERALSHDRRWSDHAPVTVVYTD
- a CDS encoding tyrosine-type recombinase/integrase; this translates as MSVAPGTTPQPTEPPRMRAADAVDEYLTVRRAAKPSPHTIAAYRRDLTAVLDCAARVDRRPVSALTLDDLTAVLLRHAFAAFAADRAASSVLRAWSTWNGFFAFLVTENLVDGNPMPAVPRPRPPARQPKPLMGEDTPERLLTALARGCRRARDPWPERDLAVLALALLTGLRSAEMLALRLDSLSGRPGERRLRVVGKGGRTRSLPVEAPLEALIDAYLGTRRVRFGVRLTGDAPLLVDNRGRALRRGGLQYLVRQCYRHAGVYDRVSRGTLVHALRHTFATRLAEDGASVTEIMHLLGHTSVTSSQAYIDVTARSQREAARANRTYDVLRRLTGGDTPVP
- a CDS encoding alpha/beta fold hydrolase, coding for MRVPIVLVHGLRTSRTMWRPQLEALRARGRTVVAVDLPGHGTRRGEVFTLGGAVETVRDAVDSVGSSALVVGLSLGGFVSIAAAAAYPERVAGLVAAGCSARPVHGWASMYRLPTVLMDRLPDRGLSVNQRFHRLTLPADGAEAVLDGGLAMEAGRAVIEEVTDLDVLGLLTAYPGTVWLVNGARDHFRIHERLFLDACVDGRLLVVPRAGHMVNLDQPEIFTRLVMDAADAVAGRSAAGGEEGAGSSV
- the urtB gene encoding urea ABC transporter permease subunit UrtB, whose protein sequence is MNQLLAQLPVGLSIGAVLLLAALGLNFTFGQMGVINMAHGEFIMVGAYTAFVMQAWVGLPASYSLLVALPVAFLVTGLLGLALEAGLIRRFYGRPLDTLLLTFGIGLVLQQLARDVFGAPNVSVPAPAWLAGGATVAGMQLPHARMFILALAAVCVAAIAYYLNRSRSGRRMRAVIHNRDLAAVSGIATRRVDATTFFLGSGLAGIAGVALTLIGPTGPTTGTNYIVDAFLVVVVGGLGQLRGTVLAALALGLLNALVEPWSGASLAKVIVFAAIIVFLQLRPQGMFTVRTRALT
- a CDS encoding arginase family protein, with the translated sequence MWQRDMDLVVPLWQGGDDVRIAAGASALARLVPASGSRMHMAVSDGRRGATDGVCNLELVAQAVRQMRTRMLRRAPRRVLTLGGDCASDLAAIEHLARRHPGMVVYWVDAHADLNTPASSPTGRVHGMALRLLLGEGHPALLGESRLVPSQVTLVGARSADPGEVEFVRAARIDVVDTTRLTADPRSVVAGRSPGTPAYVHLDMDVCDPAELAAVACPTPMGPRVGSVAAALASITAHHDVVGVGVCEYTPTVEHDVGAVHTLLGALGLMEAEQATASR
- the urtA gene encoding urea ABC transporter substrate-binding protein, with the protein product MLRRGGVAASLLTAAALVLSGCAGGSADDGGEDTVRVGMLHSLSGTMAISEVTVRDAVQLAIDEINADGGVLGRQIEPVEEDGASEPAVFAEKAEKLLQSDGVATVFGGWTSASRQAMLPVFEGNNGLLWYPVQYEGLESSPNIVYTGATTNQQIVPALDYLKEAGHTKLYLVGSDYVFPRTANQIITAYAAANDMEIVAEEYTPLGHTEYSTIANDIASSDADAVFNTLNGDSNVSFFQQLRSAGVSPEDIPVLSVSVAEEEVGGIGTDNITGHLVAWNYYQTTDTPANAEFVAAFQEAYGSDRVTSDPMQSAYNAVHLWKAAVEKADSFEVDAVREALDGITLDAPEGTVTIDGATQHVHKIARIGEIGSDGMITEVWNSGEPIVPDPYLEGYDWAADL
- a CDS encoding VOC family protein codes for the protein MSRIGRLTVLVADLDAAIDFYTGALGFRVLFDARLPSGFRSVHVGPGAVDEPGLWLMPAEGDRVGSRTAGAPLLVLYSDDLDKDLDRLAEAGVMPHLGPEGEPGARYAHVRDPWGNEIVLAQTPRG